The stretch of DNA cttctctctctttcagtATGTGaatagaaatgaaacaaaatacacCCTCCTGGTTAACTACACCCTTAGCGTGGGTCCAGAGATGACACTCTATTATCATTCAGCAGAGGTGGAGTGTGTGATTGCTGATATTGGTAAGCTTTCCCCTGACATAAACTGGTTTGCATCAACAGCATGGATCAGGCTGTCACTGAATTCAGTGAGAACATTAGAGTGAGGGTGAGAGCTTTGGGGAAAACCCCACCCCTCCACAGCTCATTGTTGGTAACAGCCAAGTTGCTGCTCTACTGATGGCAGCTCCTCTGCATACTGGCAAGACAGTCTGCCCTCGAGACACTGAGAGCAATAAAGCAAGTGTGTAAAAGAAGTTGGCTTGCAAACTCAGTGAACAAGATGCCTCAGAACATGAACATACATCTACTGGCAAAACTTTCAGACATTGCTACAAGTTTCAGTTTGTCCTCAAACACAATTTTGCCTCTGCATCCAGGGCAGAATTTAACTGACTCAAATAAATTGCTCTGATCTCCAAAGACAGCATTTCTGTAAGGAGAAATCATCTACAAAGAGCTGTACTTAGCAGGTTACTGAAATGGGCAGGAGGTCTGTTTGgtattttctcaaattttttagctttttgcATGCCACAAACATGACAGTCTCCTCACTGTCCTGTTTTATCTTTGAAGTAGCTCTTGGTTCAGGTCAAAGAAGGCTGatcaaaaaatatatttacatacatAGCTCAGCTTGCCCTACTGAAATAGGGATCAGTCCTGGATGCAAGCTGGCAGGCCACTGCTAAAGCAGGAGGactccccatcccaccagaTGTGAGCTGCTATACCCACTACACAGCCAAGCCCTGCAGACAATGCCAGCATGCACATACATAACAGGCTGCTGGGTTTTTCACCTGTGACAGAAATCCCTGCCTGGGCCAAATATCACCCTCAAACCTTCCTTCATTGCTAACTCTTCACCCCACCTTCTTCCTGCAGAAATACCAGAAGCAGTTGGTGGCTGTGATGAAGAAAACCTGTATCTAACCCTGCCCACTTTTGGCTTGCACCAGTACTGGGACCTGTACCTTGGTAACAAGCTCCTGAACAGGCACCTTGCCCTCACCAATGGGTATCTTGCAGCTACCAACTCCACACACCTGACCTTGCAAATACCTCTGTTTGCTGGGGGAGTCATCTATAAGGTACAGGAGCTGTTTAGCAATGCCTTTTTTAACGCACATGGGACTGTTTGCTCTCACAGAGTCCTACAGTCACAGTCTGTAGTGCTGTGGTGTTACACATATTGGAAAACCTCCAGAGGGAAGGACTAAGCCAGAGCAAGTAGGACAAGAGGCATCGGACGTGGACCCTTCTGGTAATGCCATGTATTATGCAACCTGCAGTCCCCACTTGTTTCTAAACGATATGCACCAAGTCTTCAAAAACAAACTCCTCAGTGTTTTAGTAAGATGAGGCAAAATGTCCCATCTGCTCTGAGCCAGAAACAATATTTCAATACAGCTTTTATGAAAGAAGCTCttttaaatgaacttttttGTAGAAATGTTAAGGCATGGCAGGGGAAAATTGATGCTGTAATAAACATTTGAACTATTCTACAATAATCAGCCAAAATTTATCTCCATGACAGTGACTGATTAATTCATACAAGAAACCTTCTGCCTCCATGTTGCATCAGGCTCGAGTCTTCACACTGACTTAACTCTTGTGACTTGTTAGCATTCAAGTGGCACAAGCTAAGGAGCAGAACTTTGTATATATGGATGATGTACGGTAACAGGAGATTTCTTCCATCTCCTCCTTTGCAGGAAGTGTCCtttcagaaaatcaaagcaagGTTTGATGTTGCCCTAAGGAAAGTGAGAACTATGGAGACCTTACAGATGTTCTCTGTTAGCTGCAGTTTTAATTCATCAGTATTTATAAGTAAGTTATCAACTGATCAATCAATAAAAAGATGTGTGATTACTTCCTTGAATACTCACTCATAATCAACTCTGACTTTCTCAGTTTGCCACCCAGACGGTACCATAATGATATCTGCCCAGATGAAGACCGTTCCTGCCATTGACATGAGTAAAACCAAGCTAAGGGACAGCTCCTGCAAGCCTAGAGAGTATAATGAAGCCCATGCTTTCTTCAAGTTCCATGTCACTACCTGTGGCACTTCAGTAAGGGTAAGCCCATGGCCAGAGCAGATACACCTGCTGGAAgtctctgcctctcctgcaTTCTCGTTTgttcccctgccccagctcctgagAAGAGCCAATTTATAATGAGCTTCCCATATGCACAGTTTGAAGGTGATCACATCATTTATGAGAATGAAATCTCTTATGAGAAGGAGACTCTTCCAGGACAGAGCATACCAACAATCACAAGAGATCCAGACTACAGGTAGGAGCTGCTGCTCGCTGACACTGCTCACTTTCgtccagctgctgggaagcagatgTGAACacaaaaattgctgtttcttctATTCTAGACTAACAGTCTTGTGCTACTACCAAGCAAAAGAGACCCTAGTGCTCGGTGCCTTCTCCAGTGACCCAGCCACATCCTCTCCCTTTGGCTCTGGGACGATGGTTCCACAATCAAATACTGCAGGTGTGCAATTCTCTTCCCTCATTTTCAAACCTCTCTTTCAGTCCTAAATTCCCTTGTTAACACATGCCTTGCTTTCAGCTAAAGAACCTCAccaacatttccttttctgcagcttACAGAAGGGTAAGACAAGCTCTGAATGTAGTTTCAAGAGTGTCCAAAGGTAAATCTCCTTCTATGGAAATCAGAGAATTTCCAAACACgttttagtttaaataaaattaaacaacaacaaaatgccCTGACATTTTCTCGAGATGAATCCTTCACGGAATTCTATGAGCCCAGCATAGCAATACTCAAACAACCTGTAGAGCCTGTGTTTCTTGAGGTGGAGCTGAAAGACGAGAGCCCCAGTGTCGAGTTATACCTGGAAAACTGCTGGGTGGCCAGATCTCCAGACTTCAACAGCACCCCAAGATGGAACATCACTGCAGATGGGCAAGTAGTATTAAATGTCCAATGCACTCAACAGCAAAGCCCCAATTTCTGCTTAGATCTGTTGGTCTTTCCTCTCAAATAGGTGTGAGATCAGTGGCAGTGAGTTTGCTGCAGAGTTCTGCCCGGTACCTGTTAGCTCCAGGGTGAGACACCCTTCTCACTTTAAAAGGCTGGCAGTAAGGACCCTGGCACAGCAACTGGAACAGGTAGGATCGAGTGAAGGGCTCACATCCCTCTCATGGACCCTATCCTGGAAGTCTGGATGATGCTCTTAGTTATATGGTTAAGTTGCAGGCAGTTCTGCGAGGACCAGGAtgctggacttgatgatccatatgggtcccttctaacctgagagattctatgactctatgcTTTGAAAAATAGTTGATTTAGGCACCTCACAGACTTAAACCCTAGCCAGCATTCAACTCAACTACCCTGACTGGTGCACAGCTTTAATTTAGTTCTCTTCTTAAATCTCCTCTGCCACCCAATTGACTTGAGACTGGACTGGTTGgagtaaacaaaataatttggtatgtaaatataatttttatatggTGGTTCTGGCTTTGTGTAGGATCAGATTCATAGCACTTCAACTCAAAATGTCTAGAGCAAAAAATCAACTTATATGTCCCAATATCCATGTGAAGTTCAGCTCTGTTGTCTCCCATCTGTCCTAGCCACTCATCCATCTCCTTGAGTGTCAGCCCAATgggcagagaagcagagatGTGGGTTTGGTCTTAAAGTTTGAGATCCTGTTCTCCTCTAAGGACTAAGTAGAGCAAAATACCTAGGACAGTCACCTGAGGATACTTTTCTCCTTGTGCACCAGCTGAGCGAACTGCCTGTCCTGACATGTACTGATACCAGCCATGGTGTGTtcaccctgcctgggcagctcAAGTAACTGCATTATTATTTACTCTGCCTTTCACAGGCACCTCAGCTCTTGAACTTGCTAGAAATGAACATGATGCAATTGTGGCTTGTGCTGCTTCCTTaagtgtgcagctgcagcagacacCAGATTGAGTTTCTGTCTAGGTTTGATACACTGCAGCACGTGAGGTGTGATTTCTCCTATCTCAGCCTCTCAGTTACCAAACTGCCTGAGGGCTTCCTTGACACCAACTTTAAAATTCAAGGCAGGTTCAGCTAGAAGGTGCCACGTGGAAGTGTTCAGAGAAGCCTAAGTCTAATCAGATGTAGTTTCTGCAAAAGGACaacaaaagataaaacaatGCTCTGGAAATTGGGATTTGATGTGGACCAAGTggcactttttcttcttcttttcaggTGTATGTGCACTGTTCAGTGGCAGCATGCTCTCCTACCAACACACAACCTGGCAGCCCCTGCAGAGGACAGTGCCGCTcaagcagggagaggaagggtaggtgtggaggagaaaaagagccATTGCAATGCACCCCAGACCTTATGTTTCTCAGAGATTTAGGGGCTCTGACTTTGGCATCTGAAATGCCTCAAGCATGGACTGTGAACACTGATGTCACCTTTAGTTCATGCTTAATACACAAGCACTTAACGTGCAGCATGCATGTATTCTTTAAAAACTGCACAAACACGCTGTGTGTCGTTCTCAGCCTTTCCAGGTCACCGTTCTGACAGTCTCCAGGGCTATGTACTTGCTGGACCAGTACGAATTGTTGCTCCAGATCTAAGATGACACACATAAACTGAATTTGGTAAGAACACCAGGCCCTGTGTACTCAGCCTGAGAGGTCACCATGCTTTGTGACACAGGCAATGCAGAGCCTGTTCTTGAGgacctgaaaaataaaagttgagGGACAAGAACTAGGGAATGGACATGGTTTGCAGTCCCATGGTCTCAGCTTGAGCCCAtgagaggggaagaaggagagcTCCCTGCCAAGCCAAACACAGGTGGCGTGGCTCTGGAGCagatgccagcagcagagcagggcatgtTGGCGTTGGGCCATAGCAGGCAGTTTTGGAGCCAGGTATTATTTCAACAGGTTTTCAACGGGACTGCCCCCAGTCTGAGAGAAAACAGATCcaaaattttagaaacaaacaCTAAGGCACAAGTCACTGCCATATTCCAAGTGCTTTTGAATGGTTCAAATCCTCCAAACAGTAGGGTTTATCCTATAGCTTCATCTGCCCTTGGAGaaccagagctgctgagctgtcTGCTCCAGCATCACTCCTCACTTCAGCCTCTGTGTGTCTCCAACAGCACCTGaaggctctgctgtgctggctgctttcCAAACAGTGCCACTGGACACAGGAGCTACTTCTTCCAGGAACCACCAGAACTATTTGCATGAAGTTTAAAGACCAGATGGTGGGACAGCACTGGAAAGTTCTAGAGTCTGCTAACAGGATCAGTAAATCTTGCAACCTGTTGCCTCTCTGAAGTGGCTACAAAAGAAAACTTACCAGAAAATGACCCAAGGCTGTGAAATAACACTTCTTatttcttccagctgctgaaatatGGGACTTGCAGCTCACTAAAATTATTCCAGCCCTGATTATGGCTGCTTCTTgtaatatttcataaaatgaCTGCCAATTGTCCCATCTGAATGTAAAGTGCAAATCtgaaaagtcaaataaaaatacatcagagCAATGTAAGCACAGAACATCTTGCTAATGTGCAACAGCAACCATCTGGTGTACCAACACTGGCTTCAAAGAGCCAAGCAACCGCTGCCAGCATCCCTTCCACATGCAACACAAGGGCACATGCTTCTTCCCACTAATGCAGAGTTTTGTCTGTATCATTACATCAACCTGACATTCTTGGAAACTTGTTAGttcctcattttcctctcaCCTGCCCCTGTATGGAAAAGACTGACTCTACAAAATGTGAGTAGATGGATGCTCTAGTAGGAGTGAAAATTACACCTGGTATTTTTAGtttctgtgcacacagaaagcttttgtttattattattttattttagagatCAAGTACAAACCTGACACACGGCCACCTGTAATCACTCTCAGGATGTGCCTACAGTGTAACTGCAGGTGTGGCTGCAGCACATATAGGGTGTtcaacagcactgcagaggggGCAGATGGCACACTTGTGTTGACAGCACACTCGTGTGCAGTCTCCAGAGGGTTTCCCAGCTCCGGCAGGCCCTGCCTTCCCAGGCCTGCTGGTCAGTGCACACACGTGGCCTGCTTTCCAAAAGCTGCTGTCATGCCTGAGATGATTGCTGAATAAATGCCCTCTTAAAGCTGTACCTGATGAAGGAGTAAGATCTGTAAAAAGGAATGGGAGGGTGCTGGGACCCCAGGaccccccagcagctgcctgggtgctgccttcctctgctgcaCGAGTAGTGCACTCTGCTGTCCACAGCCTAcactgcagagcccaggaaGTTACTGCTCCCACACCTTTGCCAGGAGAGTATATTCCCTATTtttaacaacagcaacaaactCCTAAGTTTAGGTTAACTTTCTGTTAATCTAAAAAGAGATCCTCTAGAAATTAGCAATGGggatgaagggaaaataataatgacTAAATGCTAGCTCTTCTTTTCTCATGCACTCTCAAGCCACACAGGTGAGCATCGGGTCTGGTGTCACAAGGTTCACTTGTTTTCCAGCCTTGCAGAGTATATTCAGATGAACTTGTCTGCAGCAAGTGGGATATCCCAGattcccccctttttccctggaaaaccaGGAATGGGTCCAGCAGCATTCCATACCCTGACAGATGAGGAGACCTTTCTCTTCCACATATGTTGgaagggagatggagaagggGAGACAGACTTGCTTCCCCATTTCAACAGCCATTTCAGGTTTCCACCTTCCCATAGACAAGCCAGAGCAATTCCACATACTTGGTGTCTTTCTCCTACCTTGGTTGCTGTTCATGGTGTGGATGATGATTTTGACACTGAATCTCACAGTGTGTTAGAGTTAAGCATTCCCTGTTCACATCTGAGGGTCTTTCCCAAGGTGTGGTTCAGCCACGCTATTGCACGGGTGTATTGCTCTGCACCTACACTCTCCTGGGATTATTCCTACTTCTCAGGTGTTGCAGGTGGAACTTCCAGCACCTAACTCCTGTCCTAGATTGCTGTTTTCAGGCCCATGGGCTTAAGTGGTTCCTTGAATTAGCTTTCAGGAACCACTCTGGTCATACCACTGTAGTTGAACAAGCCTTCATTATTCAGCCAATGTGGAGAAAAGGAACtggaaagttattttaaatgcacagaGAGAGGCACACCAGAGTCCCCGTGGTGGGGAGTCCCCAGCCTGGAAAGCACTCATCAGCCTTCTGTAGCAACAGGAGTCAGGTTGAAACTACTGTTGTGAAgcctgggacacagctggagcagctgttcCTTGCTGGGAGACAAGGATATCCTTCAAGCCCATTTCACATGCTCATTGTACAACACAGACATGAGTGATGAAAAACGTGATCATCACGAGCTGTAGGAAGCGATGCTCTGGACTGCATCCAATCCCTGCTCATGCACTAAAGGGATCCTACGAGGAGAGTCTTGGAAATAATCTTCGGAAACAGACCAGTGTTCAGCTCAAACAGTCCCAACATGCTGGAAGTGGGGCCTCCAACTTGACCAGATCTCTCAGCAAACGTTTTTCATAAAAAGCAATCAGACGTTTCATTCTGCATGAAAGCCATTGGCTGGGGTCAAATCTGTTCCACTGATCCGGCTCCTGCCTCTGTTAAAAGGATGAGGCAAATGAACAGTAATCTGCTGACATAAAAGAATAGTGGATATTATCCTTCCACTAGCAATCTTCAATTTTGAacattgcttttgcttttctgaatcCTTCCCCTCCTGACAGGCAACAGAGAGCATGACCTGCATAGCTGAGCTTGACTGAGGTAGAGGTGTTCAATCCCCACAAAACTGGGATAGTGCACCTTTCTCTCCTCAGTCACTTTTTAACAAGGTTACCTCCTAGATGAGAAGTGCACAGTGCAGCCCTCACTTGTAACAGGCCAAGAGTTTCAGGCTTTTCATGCTGACTTAACCTCTGTAGCTCACTCGGAAGGCAGACATGTGGAAGACGGACATATTCTGGGTACTTGACAACCAAACCCTTTGCCTTCAGTGTGCCACAGCTTTTCCATTGGGAAAGGCTCTCCTTGTTCCCCATGCTGCACTCACACCAAACGTGCACAAAAGCCTTCCAACATTGCTCGGTGCCCTGCTCACCTTGGCGTTGTCAGGTTTTCCCACCTTTCTGCAAAAGCAAGGGAAAGGCCTTGCAACACTGAGAG from Corvus cornix cornix isolate S_Up_H32 chromosome 3, ASM73873v5, whole genome shotgun sequence encodes:
- the LOC104685499 gene encoding zona pellucida sperm-binding protein 2-like; translated protein: MEAVGHLLCRIWLFFLLFWLGQGRRMAPPGFVESSCRSRIFWMKLNKLLLQGKFFQLEIYDPYSGPVLLDEDLASRCGYVLSEDVWGNPVFRASVLGCHVANEADELFSLTVNIKVSSFSSMRAAVTYTYPMYCSYTSWASREIVCEENYMEVSVKTDVPAVSNDYTVAWMSALPETQNVAYQQWQLVFVSPSGRKRITVSDAVKLGYSFNNTLSRVYLRAPYHSNESDVSVVSGVNMNMVTSTSMYRQRWLLLLIDTTVSCPVDGISFTDTTLTWTVPRVIPTLVVQESTFLSKSIVMGVDDQVIVNPEETNYSLEHNETHIRITIPIGAEGGKLESSISGGVYGVFYSIDLCLEHTWTDAGWQTTKYTVIKSITTPFMPQIPTVINNTVPEERLFNVAFGHFLPDVSLVAIAIGNVPFTLREAQHHGFSIYETPFSNGTKEFILEVSFDDPYVLKEYVNRNETKYTLLVNYTLSVGPEMTLYYHSAEVECVIADIEIPEAVGGCDEENLYLTLPTFGLHQYWDLYLGNKLLNRHLALTNGYLAATNSTHLTLQIPLFAGGVIYKEVSFQKIKARFDVALRKVRTMETLQMFSVSCSFNSSVFIICHPDGTIMISAQMKTVPAIDMSKTKLRDSSCKPREYNEAHAFFKFHVTTCGTSVRFEGDHIIYENEISYEKETLPGQSIPTITRDPDYRLTVLCYYQAKETLVLGAFSSDPATSSPFGSGTMVPQSNTAAYRRVRQALNVVSRVSKDESFTEFYEPSIAILKQPVEPVFLEVELKDESPSVELYLENCWVARSPDFNSTPRWNITADGCEISGSEFAAEFCPVPVSSRVRHPSHFKRLAVRTLAQQLEQVYVHCSVAACSPTNTQPGSPCRGQCRSSRERKAFPGHRSDSLQGYVLAGPVRIVAPDLR